The proteins below are encoded in one region of Bosea sp. BIWAKO-01:
- a CDS encoding GspH/FimT family pseudopilin gives MTRTGHAMPANAGFTLIEVLICVAILSLALTMAAPLLRRTPLQAQVTADATRLAAALRVTRAAAMAQSRDMLFLIDADRRIYASPVIGETQMAPRTSIDMALAEAERRSASVGGIRFLPSGRSTGGDIHLQLSQVAARVRVSWATGNVTLDQ, from the coding sequence ATGACCCGCACAGGACACGCCATGCCCGCCAATGCCGGGTTCACGCTCATCGAGGTGCTGATCTGCGTCGCCATTCTGAGCCTTGCCCTGACCATGGCGGCGCCGCTGCTCAGGCGCACGCCGTTGCAAGCACAGGTGACGGCCGACGCGACCCGCCTGGCGGCTGCACTCCGGGTCACACGCGCTGCCGCCATGGCGCAGAGCCGGGACATGCTCTTCCTGATCGATGCGGACCGGCGCATCTACGCCTCGCCCGTGATCGGGGAAACGCAGATGGCGCCCCGCACCAGCATCGACATGGCTCTGGCCGAGGCCGAGCGCCGCTCCGCCAGTGTCGGCGGCATCCGCTTTCTGCCGAGCGGGCGTTCGACTGGCGGCGACATCCATTTGCAGCTGAGCCAGGTCGCCGCGCGCGTGCGGGTCAGTTGGGCCACCGGCAATGTCACGCTCGATCAATAG
- a CDS encoding type II secretion system protein has translation MSRSINSARRRGLSGGAQAGYTLLEFLVAFAILVVVLAALLTAFAVAMRGDRQASFLTFATLLAKSKLASAGQDFPLRPGTTAARFDNGYEWRAVVRSYGSVRLGENRQVESLWVDVTVSDPASNGTRSVTLSSLEITPRSGP, from the coding sequence ATGTCACGCTCGATCAATAGCGCCAGGCGCAGGGGCCTGAGCGGCGGCGCTCAGGCCGGCTATACGCTGCTCGAGTTCCTGGTTGCCTTCGCGATCCTGGTGGTGGTCCTGGCCGCGCTCCTGACGGCGTTTGCCGTCGCGATGCGTGGCGACCGTCAGGCGAGCTTCCTCACTTTCGCGACGCTGCTTGCCAAGAGCAAATTGGCGTCGGCCGGGCAGGACTTCCCCTTGAGGCCGGGAACGACGGCTGCGAGGTTCGACAATGGCTATGAATGGCGCGCCGTCGTGCGCAGCTATGGCTCGGTCAGGCTGGGCGAGAACCGGCAGGTCGAGAGCCTGTGGGTCGATGTTACAGTCTCCGACCCCGCCAGCAATGGCACCCGCTCGGTGACCTTGTCGTCCCTCGAAATCACGCCAAGGTCCGGGCCATGA